In Malassezia japonica chromosome 2, complete sequence, one DNA window encodes the following:
- the RAD54 gene encoding DNA-dependent ATPase protein rad54 (EggNog:ENOG503NVQF; COG:A; BUSCO:EOG09261QR8), with the protein MNSLRKRARVNYAGLAGEGEANDGEATIEAPRKKSSLEGVYKGIDASGVSLNADRRKWAVYQPKPDALGRRFLIPTMQNEKGDIIDARMTYAALGVRRAVEVPPRPLHDPMGEHSIVLFDPTIDDRDFEREKEKLHQEQAEHEAKVIASGPHKSLAAMLGLDKPKVQIQEKVPVVIDPRLGKILRPHQVEGVKFLYKCTTGMIQENAHGCIMADEMGLGKTLQCIALMWTLLRQSPIAGKSTIQKCIIVCPSSLVRNWANELVKWLGTSAPGALALDGKLSREQMFETVQRWCECTGRAITHPVMIVSYETLRNLQELLGNTEVGLLLCDEGHRLKNADSLTFQTLDMIKVKRRVILSGTPIQNDLSEYFSLINFAIPDVLGSRTEFRKQFELDILRGRDAEATEKQQQVGREKLQQLSGLVSQFIIRRTNDILSKYLPVKHEHVVFCNLSPFQLSLYDLFVKSPSIKKLLRGVGSQPLKAIGILKKLCNHPDLLNLPEDLDGSEDLFPEGYKPRDRRHVPVELSGKMAVLERFLTSIRTTTDDKIVLISNYTQTLDIFERLCRSKRWGCFRLDGTMNINKRQRLVDRFNDPESPEFVFLLSSKAGGCGLNLIGANRLVLFDPDWNPASDQQALARVWRDGQKKSCFVYRFIATGSIEEKILQRQSHKQSLSSCVVDDALDAERHFSGEDLRALFQFKDNTICDTHDTYKCKRCRDGKQMAPSSAMLYGDTSTWNHYAHSHLGELHDDLLRAEIMHSDVSAAELPIEAFLKTQPRSVLNRLYEKPASCLAVFRLLPMVARQIIMNMLFLDGPLSIEDSLKFFKHDTSKEHDAPLRRMEGLSIVKIRDEKLHMNDIFRKGIVGALNGSGDFHSFGTPCTKNQSEKVSVEFLDQYARTQWETILYFMVGSEQSATPRNTVLFLLQRAGLMQRDVANSKHLNITSAGFQFLLQDVNSQLWALLLQYLRMAEERNMDLVEVLAFFFTVGGLELGRAYETRGLSLTQMQTLEELSDYGLVYRTSKNAGFYFPTRLAATLTSTASSLLSTLDEQEEQGYLILETNYRVYAYTSNLLRIAILNLFVTLKSRLPNLVVGQLTRESVKSALNKGITANQVITYLTHHAHPQMYKNDPLLPATVSDQVRLWEREKNRVATCVGNLYTEFTSIHDYEQVRDYAQSLGVLQWESETKRMLFVTAEGHESVREFIQRRRV; encoded by the exons ATGAACTCGCTCCGGAAGCGCGCTCGCGTCAACTACGCCGGGCTAGCtggcgagggcgaggcaAACGATGGCGAGGCGACGATAGAAGCACCACGCAAAAAGAgctcgctcgagggcgTGTACAAAGGCATCGATGCGTCGGGCGTGTCGCTCAATGCCGACCGCCGGAAATGGGCTGTTTACCAGCCCAagcccgacgcgctgggccGGCGCTTTTTGATCCCTACTATGCAAAACGAAAAAGGCGATATCATTGATGCGCGTATGACATATGCTGCGCtgggcgtgcgccgtgccgtcGAGGTTCCTCCTCGCCCACTGCACGATCCTATGGGCGAGCACTCGATTGTTCTGTTTGACCCCACAATTGACGACAGGGACTTTGAGCGCGAGAAAGAGAAGTTGCATCAGGAACAGGCGGAGCACGAGGCCAAGGTTATAGCTTCTGGGCCGCACAAGAGTCTGGCGGCGATGCTTGGTCTCGACAAGCCCAAAGTGCAGATCCAAGAAAAGGTGCCGGTCGTGATTGATCCCCGCCTGGGCAAGATTTTGCGTCCCCACCAAGTGGAAGGTGTCAAGTTTTTGTACAAATGCACCACGGGTATGATCCAGGAGAACGCGCACGGCTGCATCATGGCCGACGAAATGGGTCTGGGCAAAACGCTGCAGTGCATTGCGCTGATGTGGACGCTCTTGCGACAGTCGCCCATTGCGGGCAAAAGCACCATCCAAAAGTGCATTATCGTGTGCCCTTCGAGTCTAGTGCGCAACTGGGCGAACGAGCTAG TAAAATGGCTTGGAACAtcggcgcctggcgcgcttgcgctcgacggcaagcTCAGCCGCGAGCAGATGTTTGAGACGGTGCAGCGCTGGTGCGAGTGCACTGGCCGTGCGATTACGCACCCCGTCATGATCGTTTCGTACGAGACGCTGCGTAATCTGCAAGAGCTCCTGGGCAACACGGAAGTCGGCCTTTTGCTGTGTGACGAAGGCCATCGTCTCAAGAACGCAGACTCGCTCACGTTTCAGACGCTCGATATGATTAAGGTCAAGCGCCGCGTGATCCTGTCGGGTACGCCGATCCAGAACGATCTGTCCGAGTACTTTTCACTGATCAACTTTGCCATTCCCGACGTGCTTGGCAGCCGCACCGAGTTCCGCAAGCAGTTTGAGCTGGATATTCTGCgtggccgcgacgcggaggCTACCGAGAagcagcagcaggtcgGCCGCGAAaagctgcagcagctgtCGGGACTTGTTAGCCAGTTCATTATCCGGCGCACGAACGATATCCTGTCCAAGTACCTCCCAGTGAAGCACGAGCATGTGGTCTTTTGTAATCTTTCGCCTTTCCAGCTCTCGCTGTATGACCTCTTTGTCAAGTCGCCGTCGATCAAAAAGCTCCTGCGCGGTGTCGGCTCGCAGCCGCTCAAGGCGATTGGCATCCTCAAGAAGTTGTGCAACCACCCAGACCTGCTCAATCTTCCGGAAGACCTCGACGGGAGCGAGGACCTCTTCCCGGAAGGCTACAagccgcgcgaccgccgccacGTTCCGGTGGAGCTTTCGGGAAAGATGGCCGTTCTCGAGCGCTTCCTCACGTCGATTCGCACGACGACGGACGACAAGATTGTACTCATCAGCAACTATACCCAAACGCTCGATATCTTTgagcgcctgtgccgcTCGAAGCGCTGGGGCTGCTTCCGCCTTGACGGCACGATGAACATAAacaagcgccagcgccttgTCGACCGCTTCAACGACCCCGAGTCGCCCGAGTTTGTGTTCCTTCTCAGCTCCAAGgccggcggctgcggctTGAACTTGATCGGTGCAAACCGACTTGTGCTCTTTGACCCGGACTGGAACCCTGCGTCCGACCAgcaagcgctcgcgcgtgtGTGGCGTGACGGGCAGAAGAAGTCGT GCTTTGTCTATCGCTTTATTGCCACCGGCTCGATCGAGGAAAAGATACTGCAGCGGCAGTCGCACAAGCAGTCGCTCTCGTCGTGtgtcgtcgacgacgcaTTGGACGCAGAGCGCCACTTTTCCGGCGAGGATCTCCGTGCGCTCTTCCAGTTCAAGGATAATACGATCTGCGATACGCACGACACCTACAAGTGCAAGCGGTGCCGCGACGGAAAGCAGATGGCGCCTTCGTCGGCAATGCTCTACGGTGACACGAGCAC GTGGAACCACTACGCGCACAGccatctcggcgagctaCACGACGATCTACTACGTGCAGAGATCATGCACAGCGACGTTTC TGCCGCGGAGCTGCCGATTGAGGCGTTTCTCAAGACCCAGCCGCGGTCTGTGCTGAATAGGCTGTATGAGAAGCCGGCAAGCTGCTTGGCAGTGTTTCG TTTGCTCCCCATGGTGGCCAGGCAGATTATTATGAACATGCTTTTTCTCGATGGCCCCCTGTCGATTGAGGACTCGCTCAAGTTCTTTAAGCATGATACCTCGAAAGAGCACGATGctccgctgcgccgcatggaAGGGCTGTCCATCGTCAAGATTCGTGACGAAAAGCTGCACATGAACGACATCTTCCGTAAAGGCATTGTCGGCGCGCTCAACGGAAG TGGCGACTTTCACTCGTTCGGCACTCCCTGCACCAAGAACCAGAGCGAAAAGGTCAGCGTCGAGTTCCTCGACCAATACGCGCGAACGCAGTGGGAGACGATCCTCTACTTTAtggtcggcagcgagcagtcggcgacgccgcgcaacACAGTGCTCTTTCTCTTGCAGCGCGCAGGCCTCATGCAGCGCGATGTGGCCAACTCCAAGCACCTCAACATTACTTCGGCTGGCTTCCAGTTTCTACTGCAGGATGTCAATTCCCAGCTGTGGGCGCTGTTGTTGCAGTACCTGCGCATGGCTGAGGAGAGGAATATGGACCTTGTCGAAGTGCTTGCCTTTTTCTTCACAGTCGGCGGTCTGGAGCTTGGTCGCGCGTACGAAACGCGTGGCCTCTCGTTGACGCAGATGCAGACGCTCGAAGAGCTGAGCGACTATGGGCTGGTGTACCGTACGAGCAAAAACGCGGGCTTTTATTTCCCGACGCGACTTGCAGCAACCTTGACGTCCACCGCGTCCTCCCTGCTCTccacgctcgacgagcaagAAGAGCAGGGCTACCTGATCCTCGAGACAAACTACCGTGTCTATGCCTATACCT CGAATCTCTTGCGCATTGCCATTCTCAACCTGTTTGTCACGCTCAAGAGTCGTCTGCCTAACCTTGTCGTCGGCCAGCTTACGCGCGAGAGCGTCAAGTCAGCGTTGAACAAGGGAATCACGGCGAATCAGGTCATTACCTACTTGACTCACCATGCCCACCCCCAAATGTACAAAAAT GACCCCCTGCTCCCTGCCACCGTCTCAGACCAGGTCCGGCTATGGGAGCGCGAAAAGAACCGTGTTGCGACGTGTGTCG GCAACCTGTACACCGAGTTCACCTCCATCCACGACTATgagcaggtgcgcgacTATGCCCAAAGTCTGGGTGTGTTGCAATGGGAGAGTGAGACGAAGCGGATGTTATTTGTCACTGCGGAAGGACACGAAAGTGTACGCGAATTTATCCAGCGACGCCGTGTGTAA